Genomic DNA from Acidimicrobiales bacterium:
GCCTGGACCCGCCGACCAATCCCCGAGGGTCGACAGGAACGCCTTGGTGCCGAGGCGTGGAGTCCGTTCGACGCGAGCCATCGCGCCAGTCTGGCCGAAAGTGGCCTTGACCCACCAGACCACATCGGGTTGGCAACCATTCCCGGCAGTTGCGTCAAGATCGACCGACCAGCGCCACGAGCGATATCGAATCGTCACTGATCGGCACTTACACGGGTAATCCACCTTCTGGGCTGATGTCCCGGGGAGTCTTCTCCGGGTTGTTGTCCCTTGATTGGAAGGTGGTCAGTGATGTGGAGTCCGGTGTTTGAGAGCGTGGTTGGGGCCGATGGCGTGCGGGAGTATCGGGTTGGTCACGACCTGATCGATGACTTCTTGTTGTTCGTGGCTGGCCGGGCACGACCGGCCACGGTGCGGGCGTACGCGCATGATCTGAAAGTGTTCTTCGACGTGGTCGGCAAGGACCCGACAGAGGTGACAGCGGCGGACGTGATGGCGTTCGTCGTTGAGCAGAACCGGCCACGAGACGGCGCGGGGAACGTGGTACGGATCAGTGACGGCCGGGCCGGGCTCTCTACGTCGACGATCAAACGGCGCTTGGCTGCGGTGTCGAGTTTGTACGGCTATCTGGTGATCCGCGGCGACACCGGTGTGAGCGTGAACCCGGTCCCGCGGGGTCTGCCGACACGCAAGAGCCGGCAGCGCGGCGGCCGTGGCCTGCCGTTGGTGCGCGGTGTCCGCCGTCTGCCGAGGATCTTGGAACCCGGCGAGGTCGAAGCGCTGATGGCCGCGCTGCGCACGTCGAGAGATCGGGCGATCGTGCAGGCAATGGTGTTGGGCGGGCTGCGCCGCTGCGAGGTCTTGGGGCTCGGTCTCGAGGATCTCCGCCTGGGTGAATGGCGGGTGTTCATCGCCGATGGCAAGGGAGGCCATCAACGTGTGGTCCCGTTGTCGCAAACGTTCTTCGCCACCGTCGCGGACTATCTGAACAATGAACGACCAGCCGACGCCATGACTGATCGTGTGTTCGTGGTGTTGAAAGGACCCACCCGTGGCCAGCCGCTGTCGGCCGACGGGTTCGACACCGTCCTCGGATCAGCGCGTGCCCGGGCGGGGCTGGCGCACGTGACCTGTCACGAACTACGCCACACCTGCTTCACCCGGCTCCGTGAGGGCGGCATGGCGATCGAAGCGATCCAGGCCCAGGCCGGTCACCGCTCGATCGCGTCGACCCGGATCTACCTACATCTCGGCGACCAATGGCTCGCTGATGAATACAAGCGGGCAGCCGAAGCGATCGAAGTCCAAGCCACGATCGGGGCGACCCGATGACCGGCGCTGCTGCAGAGTCACTCCCACCGGTGTCGAGGAACCAGACCAAGGAGTTCCCCTGGCACGAAACAGCCCAGCACGCCCCCGTGATGGTCGCCACCATGGCCCGCTATCTCGACCAGCTCGCTGTCTCGGCTCGGCCATCGACGGTGACCGCCACGTCGGACGCTCTGCGGTTCTTCGCCGGGCAGGCCACCCGCGACGATCCCGAGCTGTGCAGTGTTGCTGGCATCGCCCGTCGACACATCGAAGCCCACAAGCAATGGATGGCCACCCGTCCCGGCCGGCAAGGCAAACAACTGTCGCCGAACACCATCGCGCAACGGCTCGGGTTCCTCCGCACGTTCTTCGAACGAACCATCGAATGGGGCTACCACGACGCCCCCGACCACCAACTCGTCTTCCCCGGCGATTTCCCTGAGCGAGACGAACCGTTGCCGAAGTTCCTCGACGACCCGACCGCAGCCAAATTCATGGCCGCTCTCGCCGCCGATCCGAACCAGCGGCGGCGTCTCATCGTCGAGCTCCTCGCCCGCACCGGGATGCGCGCCGGGGAACTCGGCTCACTCGAAGCGAACCCGATGGTCACCGTCGGCGACACCCACTGGCTTCGCATCCCGATCGGGAAACTCCACAACGACCGCTACGTCCCACTCCACCCGATCCTGGTCGAGCTCATCACCCAATGGCTCCAGATCCGGCCAACACCCCGATCCGGGCGGCTTGTCGAACGCAACGACGGTCAACCATTCGACCGGCGCACCATCCACCGCTACGTCGAAGCCGTCGCGAAACGGGCCGGAGTCGGCCACGTCCACCCCCACCAACTCCGCCACACCCTCGCCACCCAAGCCATCAACCGGGGCATGAGCCTCGAAGCGATCGCCGCGCTCCTCGGCCACCGCTCCATGCGCATGACCCTGACCTACGCCCGGATCTCGGACCGGACCGTCGCCGACGAATACTTCCGAGTCACCCAAGCCGTCGAGGACAACTACCACCACACCAACCCGCTACCCACCGACAGCACCGGCCCGAACATGCGGCGCCTCGCCGACGACCACCGACGCCTCCTCGGCAACGGCCACTGCAACCGGCCCGCCACACTCGCCTGCCAGTTCGAAACGATCTGCGAGCGCTGTGGGTTCTACGAAACCGGCCCGCAGTTCGTCGAGATCCTCCGCCGACAACACCACAACGCCGAGCAACACGCCGACACCGACCGGGCCAACATCTACACCCGACTCCTCCACGACATCGACAACACCACCTGAACCTGCTTCCATGACGCCACGCCCAGACCCGGCTGGATTACCCATATAACAACACCTCGGGGATAAGGCACATCTGGATATCGGCCGAGCATTATGTGACACCCAGCGCGACGCCTCGACGGTTTGCCCGACGCTCATAACCACCGAGCGCAGCTCAGAACCAAGCCACTAGTTGTTCGACTGCAGCCCACACGAAGAAGAAGATCCCAACGTGGCGGAAGTATCTAAATCCCCTCCACGTAGCCTCAACCATTTTGCCGTATGCCTCGGGACCGCCACGCTCGATTTTCTCAAGCTGATCCCGATCAGATGGAGATGACGTCCGCTCAACCCAGGATCCGAAGAAGTAGAAAAGCAGGCCACCCACGAGCGCAACGAACGCTTCGAAACTCACCACTTCTGTCATCCTCCCTATCAGCAAGAGCTGAAACCTTCGGCAACGTATCAGTTGCCGAAGCTCGAACGAACGATCGACAAGGGGGGTCGGTGTTCCTGGGCGGTGACGCCGAGACTAGCTCTCCTGGCCTCTCCAAACAGCGGACTGAACGGGCCTGGGTGGGTTGAGCATCGGCAATCGCGGAAGCGACCCCGACCACTCTGCGCTCCAGTTCAGATCCCTGCCCCACAAGGCCGGGAGGATGACGCACAATCTCGGGCGGGTGGATGGGAGCACAGTGCCGGTTGAGGGCGCTCCGAACAGTCGCCGACTCCCTGCCTGTCAGACGGTTGCGATCGCCGGGAAGAGCGATTGGCGGATCCGATTCGAGGCTCCGTGATCACGCAACCGGCGAACGAGCGGGATCCCAGTAGCGGACGCCTCTCGAGTCGAAGAGCTGCTCCAGCTGCTCTTGGCCGTCCGTCACCATGTGCTCACGCTCACTGTCACTGATCGGGAGCAGCCAGAGCACGCGAGCATGTCCGCCGCGCCAGTTGCACACCTCCAGCTCTGGACCGAAGGGGTATGGAAGCGAGACGAGCAGGTGGTCGCACGATGAGCCGGGCAGCCAAGGCTCCCCGATCGGGACCGTGTGGCCGAGAGCGAGGCGCTGCGACTCCGGGCCACAGTGATAGAAAGCAGTCAAGGCCAAAAGCTCGACAAGGCGCGGATCGTTCTTCGCGCCAACCAGGGCGAACTCGAGGCCGTGCTCATCTTCGTGGGTTGCAGTCCAGCAGCCAAGCGACACGTACGTCCACAGGCCGGGCAGCTTTGGGCCGGGACCGACACGAGCGACGGCGAAGCCGGGGACCCGCTCCTCGATTGGTCCTGTCGACCAACGATCGATCGTGACCTCCTGGCCGTCGAAGAACCTACGAACGTGCGCCGCCACCTTTCGTTGCGCCTTGTCGAGCCTCACTTGGGACAGGATGTCATGTCGCCGCCTTCGGAGAAAGCGCCCGCTCGACAACGGCGCTCCTACAAGCGAGCGATGAGGTGTCCCATATTCCCGGCCGATCCAAGCCGAGCACCTGCCCCTGATCGCCGGGAAGATGACGCAATGCGGCAGTGTTGCTGAATGTGAGGGCGGGTCTGGTCAGCCGCCGAGTACTTCAGTCAGAGCGCACGGCTGTGGTACGCCGGTCTCATCGACAGCGCGGATCACCGGTAGATCGCTATCCGGCGCCCCCACAATGGCCCAGAGTCCGTCAATCGTGTCCACCGTTTCCCACTCGTCGTCCACGAGATTCTCGATAGTCCATGTCGGCTCGCCGGTGATCGCCACTGTGTCGAAGCCCCGATCATCGGACCCTCCGTAGCTGAGGGCGAGACACTCGTCCCACTCTCCGCCACCCAGCACGGAAGCGTCCCATCGACCCGAACGCTCACGCACGACCAACGCATACCACTCGGGCCGTGCAACCGTCGCAGCTGCGAACCGTGACACCGGTGAGAACAACGACGACGCCGGACTCGATCGGCACGCGGCCACGCTCGACCAAGTCTCGAAACGAGTCGCCACCCTCGAGTTGGGCCGCCATCGCCGTCTCAACTGCTTCGTCGAGTGTCGACGCGCCGACCGGCTCACCGACCAGCAGGTTCCGGTACGGGTGCAAGTCATCGATGACCTGGAGCGCCATGTCACGATCGGCCGCTCGGACCTCGAGCCCACCATCATTGAGCGATCGACGAGCCGTCACTGCTGTCCCCCACGCCTCGACCCATTCCCATCCCGCAGCCCCCTCGACCGCGCCCAACGTCGCCGGATCGCCATGACAGGACCCGGCGAAGTGGGTGACGTCAGCGACCCGCACATCGCCGACGATCATGGAGTAGGCGGTGGAGGCGCAACCCGGCTGGTTCGATGAGCCGATCGGACCGAACAGGGTTGGATCATCAGGCAGCCAGAGTTCCCCGAAGGGGTAGGCGACACCCAGCCAAACGTCGACGCCCAGACTCCAACCCAACCCACCCCGGCTCGAGTTCGCAACGTCGAGCGCGGACTGCACCGTGCCATCGGATGCCTCCCACCCTGGCAGATCCTCGAAATGCTCGATCGTGACAAACCGGCCCGCTGTCGTAGCGGTCACGAGCTGGCAGTTCGTCAGCGACACTTCGTTCCCCCACCACAGCGCACCGTTGTCGAGCTTCCCCGTCGACAGCGCTGGTCGCTCAAACCCGAGAGCGAACGTCCCAGAGCCAGCAAATGTCACTCCGAGATACTCGGTGTTGAAGGTGTCCGACGCGCCAACCTCAACACCCAGGACCCCCGAAACCGTCTCATCGTCGGGCACTGCGACTGATCCTTCGATCACCCACCGGCCCGGTGCCACGGTGCGGCAGGAATCAACACCGATCCTCACACCCTCGAGACCCCCCAACGTCACCGCCAGCGTCGGCGGCAACATCTCGACCTCTACAGCGACGCCTGGATCGATCGGGCCGAGCGGATCCAGCACCAAGCCAGGTGCAACGGTCTCCGATTGAGACCACAACGGTGTAGCACCAAGCGCTGCGCCGGCCGTCTCGGCGGTCGACGTCGAGGTCGCGGCCGTCGAGACACCGCTTGTACTGTTGCTGGAAGCGCCGGTGCACCCAGCCACCAAGAACAACACCACCGACACCAACCAGATCCGCCGCATGACAATTCAGACGATAGACAACGCTGTCTGGTTCCCGGCGCTGCGCCCCTGCCAGATCGGCTGGACAACAACGATCTCCATACCGTCCCCTATCACCCAAGCCCTGCGTACCGAACCCTGCCACCTACCGCCGGGACGATGGTGCAGATCGTCGTGCGCGATGAGTTCAGGTGGTGGCGGGCTCGATTCGGAGCTGACTTGCGCACCGCGCAGGGTCCCGGCTACCTGTGCTTACCTCGACGCGGGGCAAGCCGAAGGGATTGGATGGCCTCGATGATCATCGATGACGCATCACCTCGTCGTCGGCCAGCCGCTCGGCGACTCGGTCTGGTCGTGGCGTCAGCCTGTTCGTTCCTCATGGAACGCTGACGGTCATGCGGCGAACCTCGTACCGCACCACATTGTCTGCGATGGCGGCGATGATGGTCGTTTTGTTGGTGTCGTGCGGAGTGGACGCAACGAGTGGAGGTGCAGGCGTGGCGAATCGAGCGGTAATCGCCGGTGTCGAGTTCAGTTTCCGTGGCGCAGAGGTCGTCCCTCTCTACGGGCCTCGCGAGCCTGCCCCTGGCGTGGTTGAGGAAGCACCCGTGATCCGGTTCATCGATTCCGAAGCACGTCTTTGGGCCAGTGTCCACCGCAGCCGGTTCGATCTTGATCAGCAGCCAAAGCTGGATAGCGTGTCGTTTGTCACCGGGTGTATTGACGGGGGCGAGCTGGCAGTCATGGCGTACTCGAAGATCGAGGGATTTTCGATGCCACGTGTCCCACGCGAGTTCCTCAACGAAGCGGGCCTCATCGCCCAGGTGTCAGTGGCGTTGAACGTGAGCAGCCCGTCTGGTCTCGCAGATTCTGAGCCCCAGCTCATGTCGGTCAGGCTTACCTGGTACCCGGAGCCGTTCGAGCGAGGAAACTTCGACTACTCGGCGGTGGCCGGCTCAGAGTATGCAGCAACCGTCCCTACCATCGACCAGCTCCGGACCCTGGTCGCTGACCTGTACCGGTCACTGACCTCTGCGGCCGCTGACGGATCGGGGTGTGCTGCGGGGACCGAACTCACCGAGGAAAAGTTCCTTGCCGGTTTCGACGAACAACTGGCTGCAATCGTCGGCACGCAGACACAACTACCCGTCATGGTGGGTGTGCCGGTCGAGGTGTCGCCGATCCCGGTCGATGCATCCGGCGGGTTCGTCCTCGTGGACGAGGGCGGGGAGTTGGGGCGCATGACTGAGACCGTTCGTGTCGCTGCTGACCGCTCGTTGGCGGGGATGGCGGCCGATGCGGTTGTGGTGTTGGAGGGCCGGTTGATGGCAATCACTGGAGAAGGGCGGGAACTTGTGTCCGATGATGACTGGTCGTCGGCAGAGTCCATGGTGTACACCCCCAACTTCGCTTCGGTCGCAGTCGATGGTGACGACTGGCTGATCACGATCGACACCAAGGGTGTCATGACACCGGCGATGCGCGACGCCATGGTCGCCGTTATCGGTCAGGCTGCCGGCGACGCCGGCGCCGCAACCGTCGAGATCACCGACATCACTTAGAGGCCAAACGCTGCCGAAC
This window encodes:
- a CDS encoding tyrosine-type recombinase/integrase translates to MTGAAAESLPPVSRNQTKEFPWHETAQHAPVMVATMARYLDQLAVSARPSTVTATSDALRFFAGQATRDDPELCSVAGIARRHIEAHKQWMATRPGRQGKQLSPNTIAQRLGFLRTFFERTIEWGYHDAPDHQLVFPGDFPERDEPLPKFLDDPTAAKFMAALAADPNQRRRLIVELLARTGMRAGELGSLEANPMVTVGDTHWLRIPIGKLHNDRYVPLHPILVELITQWLQIRPTPRSGRLVERNDGQPFDRRTIHRYVEAVAKRAGVGHVHPHQLRHTLATQAINRGMSLEAIAALLGHRSMRMTLTYARISDRTVADEYFRVTQAVEDNYHHTNPLPTDSTGPNMRRLADDHRRLLGNGHCNRPATLACQFETICERCGFYETGPQFVEILRRQHHNAEQHADTDRANIYTRLLHDIDNTT
- a CDS encoding tyrosine-type recombinase/integrase, which translates into the protein MFESVVGADGVREYRVGHDLIDDFLLFVAGRARPATVRAYAHDLKVFFDVVGKDPTEVTAADVMAFVVEQNRPRDGAGNVVRISDGRAGLSTSTIKRRLAAVSSLYGYLVIRGDTGVSVNPVPRGLPTRKSRQRGGRGLPLVRGVRRLPRILEPGEVEALMAALRTSRDRAIVQAMVLGGLRRCEVLGLGLEDLRLGEWRVFIADGKGGHQRVVPLSQTFFATVADYLNNERPADAMTDRVFVVLKGPTRGQPLSADGFDTVLGSARARAGLAHVTCHELRHTCFTRLREGGMAIEAIQAQAGHRSIASTRIYLHLGDQWLADEYKRAAEAIEVQATIGATR
- a CDS encoding suppressor of fused domain protein, which encodes MRLDKAQRKVAAHVRRFFDGQEVTIDRWSTGPIEERVPGFAVARVGPGPKLPGLWTYVSLGCWTATHEDEHGLEFALVGAKNDPRLVELLALTAFYHCGPESQRLALGHTVPIGEPWLPGSSCDHLLVSLPYPFGPELEVCNWRGGHARVLWLLPISDSEREHMVTDGQEQLEQLFDSRGVRYWDPARSPVA